The Bacteroidota bacterium genome includes a window with the following:
- the sufD gene encoding Fe-S cluster assembly protein SufD, whose translation MNATETMNFRDVLLAHFEEMLPALPGDAKLRSEAAEFFRENGFPTKKWEDYKYVNPESVLKKGLSFRNEKMRGVTENDLKEFSLVKDAVNIVIVNGKYSSHSENFPEGITIKNISGAIADNEVAKKHFGKYASHLSDPFIALNTAMADGGVFIHIEKNIAFKNPIHILHIADNEISSFHQSRNLIVAEEGSEAVIIESYESIGPVKTFTNAVTEVFVGANAKLDHYRLQNESESGQQVNTSNAHVCGNALYNTYTFTLGGNFIRNNLNIIFSGKNAEAHLYGLYPVKNSQVVDNHTVVDHMVPNCLSNELYKGVIDGKAMAVFNGKIFVRPDAQKTNAFQTNRNILLSDDASINTKPQLEIYADDVKCSHGTSTGKVDEDAMFYLRARGISETGARALLIRAFAGEVVEKVKNEELRNYIDRRIDELLK comes from the coding sequence ATGAATGCAACAGAAACAATGAATTTCAGAGATGTTCTTCTCGCTCATTTTGAAGAAATGCTTCCGGCTTTACCGGGAGATGCGAAGTTGCGCAGTGAAGCGGCTGAATTTTTCCGTGAGAATGGTTTTCCGACGAAGAAGTGGGAAGATTATAAATATGTGAATCCCGAATCTGTTCTTAAGAAAGGGTTGAGTTTCCGAAATGAAAAAATGCGCGGCGTTACGGAAAATGATTTGAAGGAATTTTCATTGGTGAAAGATGCAGTGAACATTGTGATCGTGAATGGAAAATACAGTTCACATTCGGAGAATTTCCCGGAAGGCATCACGATAAAAAATATTTCTGGCGCGATCGCGGATAATGAAGTTGCAAAAAAACATTTCGGGAAATACGCTTCCCATCTTTCCGATCCTTTCATTGCGCTGAATACAGCCATGGCTGACGGCGGTGTTTTTATTCACATTGAAAAAAACATTGCTTTTAAAAATCCTATTCACATTCTTCACATTGCAGATAACGAGATCTCTTCATTTCACCAGTCGAGAAATCTCATCGTCGCCGAAGAAGGCAGTGAGGCGGTCATCATCGAATCGTATGAATCGATAGGGCCTGTAAAAACATTTACCAACGCAGTGACCGAAGTTTTTGTGGGGGCGAATGCAAAACTCGATCACTACCGCCTGCAGAATGAAAGTGAATCAGGACAGCAGGTGAATACATCGAATGCACATGTGTGCGGAAATGCATTGTACAATACGTACACGTTTACACTCGGCGGAAATTTCATCCGCAATAACCTGAATATTATTTTCTCCGGAAAAAATGCGGAAGCTCACCTGTACGGACTTTACCCGGTGAAGAATTCACAGGTGGTGGACAATCACACGGTTGTCGATCACATGGTACCGAATTGCCTGAGCAATGAATTGTATAAAGGAGTTATCGACGGGAAAGCGATGGCGGTTTTCAATGGAAAAATATTTGTGCGGCCCGATGCGCAGAAAACAAATGCTTTCCAGACGAACCGGAATATTCTGCTGAGCGATGATGCTTCTATCAACACCAAACCTCAGTTGGAAATTTATGCCGACGATGTGAAATGTTCGCACGGAACTTCCACCGGTAAAGTGGATGAAGATGCAATGTTCTACCTGCGCGCACGAGGCATAAGCGAAACGGGCGCACGTGCACTCCTCATACGCGCATTCGCAGGCGAAGTGGTGGAAAAAGTAAAAAACGAAGAACTGAGAAATTATATTGACAGAAGAATTGATGAACTACTGAAATGA